In Phreatobacter stygius, a genomic segment contains:
- a CDS encoding helix-turn-helix domain-containing protein, which translates to MNAVIARRIAVLRKGRNLSFDELAARCGVSKGMLVQIEQGRANPSIATLCRVAAGLRVSVAELVAAGEAADAPVRLIAPGQARRLWHGPKGGSASLLVGSDGPDMLELWTWEIQPGERYEAQAHPADTQELIHVTDGTLALEVDGTIHLVEPGGSAFARTDRSHAYACAGPEPVRFTMAVAEWSHPRSGRR; encoded by the coding sequence ATGAATGCCGTCATCGCGCGCCGGATCGCCGTGCTCAGGAAGGGGCGGAACCTGTCGTTCGACGAGCTCGCGGCCCGTTGTGGCGTCAGCAAGGGCATGCTGGTGCAGATCGAGCAGGGCCGAGCCAATCCCAGCATCGCCACGCTGTGCCGGGTGGCTGCTGGCCTGCGTGTCTCGGTGGCTGAATTGGTCGCAGCCGGCGAAGCGGCAGATGCGCCGGTCCGCCTGATCGCACCGGGACAGGCTCGCAGGCTCTGGCATGGTCCGAAAGGCGGCTCGGCATCGCTGCTGGTCGGCTCGGATGGCCCTGATATGCTGGAGCTCTGGACCTGGGAGATCCAGCCGGGCGAGCGCTACGAGGCGCAGGCGCACCCGGCCGACACCCAGGAACTGATCCATGTCACCGATGGCACCCTGGCCCTGGAGGTCGATGGGACGATCCATCTGGTCGAGCCCGGCGGTTCGGCCTTCGCCCGCACCGATCGCAGCCATGCCTATGCCTGCGCCGGGCCGGAACCGGTCCGCTTCACCATGGCGGTCGCCGAGTGGAGCCATCCGCGATCCGGACGAAGGTGA